In one Saccharibacillus brassicae genomic region, the following are encoded:
- a CDS encoding glycosyl hydrolase family 18 protein — translation MEKPIFIEGKWSGYHAVGSGESLKLPLSLIRESIHAYAYEDPDGETAILTTANELLVMAKDGKTAESNGKAYALASPLQEEEGSLYVPVEPLERLYGIRIEEQSPAGSVVVLRAGDRFRSGSAVDGGLFGSPKLRGDATLKAPIASELEAGTKLRVWNERDGWLYAQTADGSSGYIRESEVQLGQEEQIPVPETAPTAASREWADQKVNLAWEAVYERRPDPEVIEEMQGVNVVSPTWFELKDGAGNIRSKADSAYVGRAHNRGKQVWGLFSNSFEADWTREMLGDYETRANAIRQVLDEAAEYKLDGINLDFENVYTEDKAPFVAFVREFTVRARQAGLTVSVDVTPKSNSEMWSAFLDRRALGETVDFMMLMAYDEHWASSPKAGSVASLPWVEQSVSRILEEDEVPASKLVLGIPLYTRVWTETEENGEVKVSSSAVGMETSQKLVDENGAKRELLADVGQNYAEYKEDGALKRIWLEDGESLKRRIDLARKHDLAGVASWTRSFASAQAWEILQTVNEK, via the coding sequence GTGGAGAAGCCGATTTTTATAGAAGGAAAATGGAGCGGGTACCATGCCGTCGGCTCGGGCGAGTCGCTCAAGCTCCCGCTGTCGCTGATCCGGGAGAGTATCCATGCGTATGCCTACGAAGATCCCGACGGCGAGACGGCGATCCTCACCACCGCGAACGAACTGCTGGTCATGGCCAAAGACGGCAAAACGGCCGAATCCAACGGCAAAGCGTATGCGCTGGCTTCGCCGCTGCAGGAAGAGGAAGGCTCGTTGTACGTGCCCGTGGAGCCGCTTGAACGGCTGTACGGCATCCGGATCGAGGAGCAGAGCCCCGCAGGCAGCGTGGTCGTGCTCAGAGCCGGCGACCGGTTCCGCAGCGGTTCCGCCGTCGACGGCGGACTGTTCGGCTCGCCCAAGCTTCGCGGCGACGCGACGCTCAAAGCGCCGATCGCGTCCGAACTCGAAGCGGGAACGAAGCTGCGCGTCTGGAACGAGCGGGACGGCTGGCTGTATGCGCAGACGGCCGACGGCAGCTCCGGCTACATTCGCGAGAGCGAAGTGCAGCTCGGGCAGGAAGAACAGATTCCCGTGCCCGAGACCGCTCCGACGGCCGCGTCCAGGGAATGGGCGGACCAGAAAGTCAATCTGGCCTGGGAAGCCGTATACGAGCGCCGGCCCGACCCGGAAGTGATCGAAGAGATGCAGGGAGTCAACGTCGTGAGTCCTACCTGGTTCGAGCTGAAGGACGGCGCAGGCAATATCCGCAGCAAAGCCGATTCGGCCTACGTCGGACGCGCCCATAACAGAGGGAAGCAGGTGTGGGGCTTGTTCAGCAACAGTTTCGAAGCCGATTGGACGCGGGAAATGCTGGGTGACTACGAGACCCGGGCCAACGCGATCCGCCAGGTGCTGGACGAAGCGGCCGAATACAAGTTGGACGGGATCAATCTGGACTTCGAGAACGTCTATACCGAAGACAAAGCGCCGTTCGTCGCGTTCGTGCGCGAATTTACGGTGCGGGCGCGTCAAGCGGGACTGACCGTCTCCGTCGACGTCACGCCCAAATCCAATTCCGAGATGTGGTCCGCGTTCCTCGATCGGCGCGCGCTCGGCGAGACCGTCGACTTCATGATGCTGATGGCGTACGACGAGCATTGGGCCAGCAGTCCCAAAGCCGGTTCCGTCGCCTCCCTGCCCTGGGTGGAACAATCCGTGAGCCGAATTCTGGAAGAAGACGAAGTGCCCGCTTCCAAGCTTGTGCTGGGCATTCCGCTCTATACGCGCGTATGGACGGAGACCGAGGAGAACGGAGAAGTCAAAGTGTCTTCTTCCGCCGTAGGCATGGAGACGTCCCAGAAGCTGGTCGACGAGAACGGCGCCAAGCGCGAACTGCTCGCAGACGTCGGGCAAAACTATGCCGAGTACAAAGAAGACGGAGCGCTCAAGCGCATCTGGCTGGAAGACGGGGAGTCGCTGAAGCGCCGGATCGACTTGGCCCGCAAGCACGACCTGGCCGGCGTAGCCAGTTGGACGCGAAGCTTCGCTTCGGCGCAGGCGTGGGAAATTTTGCAAACCGTCAATGAAAAATAA
- a CDS encoding DUF4097 family beta strand repeat-containing protein — translation MNPKIRIGRWTASLVLVAVGLLLLSDELRGREDMLLLVRWWPAVFILWGVEYIVMLLLFRRKRGSGRRFRVDFAGVLIASVLSASVFIVTQQNHYLHLWNRVSLDLTSSAIEFSEAEGNKFAKPSIDVPAALEMTGLSVEGINGDITVRRGFADRIRIRTSVWVDQAEPEEAKKIAEKTGIRVDEGKTLSVTTESQPYGSLGRRQPRVDLEILLPSQRSFDIDIRTNGGSVTLNGVQAIRSISVQTGGGNLDFANLGGNVVASTSRGAVRIDTVAGSVQAETQQGDIESSNVAGSLKLTTILGNITANGTIGDIAVDTRNGSIDVGGVNFGLSAQTLNGNIAVRSRFVRGDWSVYSAVGRIDLTLPAFGSYRMDGSNGYGDIRSELPFAIKDRTLTGTYGEGEFTVRADGNGDLNIYRSE, via the coding sequence CGAAGACATGCTGCTGCTCGTGCGCTGGTGGCCGGCGGTGTTCATCCTGTGGGGCGTTGAGTATATCGTCATGCTGCTGCTGTTTCGCAGGAAGCGCGGCAGCGGCCGGCGCTTCCGGGTCGATTTTGCCGGCGTGCTGATCGCTTCCGTGCTCAGCGCGTCCGTCTTTATCGTCACCCAGCAAAATCATTATTTGCATTTGTGGAACCGGGTCAGCCTCGATCTGACCAGTTCCGCGATCGAATTCAGCGAAGCCGAAGGCAACAAGTTCGCCAAGCCTTCCATCGACGTGCCGGCGGCGCTGGAGATGACCGGTCTGTCCGTCGAAGGCATCAACGGGGACATTACGGTCCGCCGCGGCTTCGCCGACCGGATCCGGATTCGTACCAGCGTCTGGGTCGATCAGGCCGAACCCGAAGAAGCCAAGAAGATCGCCGAGAAAACGGGCATCCGCGTCGACGAAGGCAAGACGCTGTCCGTGACGACCGAATCGCAGCCGTACGGCTCGCTGGGCCGGCGCCAGCCGCGCGTCGACCTGGAGATTCTGCTGCCGTCGCAGCGCAGCTTCGATATCGATATCCGCACGAACGGCGGCTCCGTGACGCTCAACGGCGTGCAGGCGATCCGCTCGATCTCCGTGCAGACCGGCGGCGGCAATCTCGATTTCGCCAACCTGGGCGGCAACGTCGTCGCATCCACCTCAAGAGGCGCGGTGCGTATCGATACGGTCGCCGGCAGCGTGCAGGCCGAGACGCAGCAGGGCGATATCGAGAGTTCGAACGTCGCCGGCTCGCTCAAGCTCACGACGATTCTGGGCAATATTACCGCCAACGGTACGATCGGCGATATCGCCGTCGATACGCGTAACGGAAGCATCGACGTGGGCGGCGTCAATTTCGGCCTGTCCGCGCAGACGCTGAACGGCAACATCGCCGTCCGCTCCCGGTTCGTCCGCGGCGACTGGTCGGTCTACAGCGCCGTCGGCCGGATCGATCTGACGCTGCCGGCTTTCGGCAGCTACCGAATGGACGGCTCGAACGGGTACGGCGATATTCGCAGCGAGCTGCCGTTCGCGATCAAGGACCGGACGCTGACCGGCACGTACGGCGAAGGCGAATTTACCGTCCGCGCGGACGGCAACGGAGACCTCAACATTTACCGTTCCGAGTGA
- a CDS encoding GntR family transcriptional regulator, whose translation MLRETARKAGENGKDYAYRVIRSNIMDLTLVPGRAISEIELAAALQLSRTPVREVMSRLKEEYLVDVVPQVGTYISKIDAQLIEEAAFMRLTLEQEVLRLVCGSLPSDILLELRHNLRQQEDVRDRAAGAAAFHELDNAFHRLLFRGCSKEHVWDSITRLSTHYNRMRLLFETEHPFDEAIEQHRQWIELIAEGRVNEVEGAVHEHIRQPILHWKTLLGSDDRYSGFFKTSDVFEVAASDGLAPRNSL comes from the coding sequence ATGCTGAGAGAGACCGCCCGGAAGGCGGGCGAGAACGGGAAAGACTATGCGTACCGGGTGATCCGCAGCAATATTATGGATCTGACGCTCGTTCCCGGACGGGCAATCAGCGAGATCGAGTTGGCGGCCGCCCTGCAGCTGTCCCGCACGCCGGTGCGGGAAGTCATGTCCCGACTCAAAGAAGAGTATCTGGTCGACGTGGTTCCCCAGGTCGGTACGTATATCTCTAAGATCGACGCACAGTTGATCGAAGAAGCGGCTTTTATGCGCCTGACTTTGGAACAAGAAGTGCTCCGCCTGGTCTGCGGGAGTCTGCCGTCCGACATTTTGCTGGAACTGCGGCACAATTTGCGACAGCAGGAAGACGTGCGGGATCGCGCAGCCGGTGCAGCGGCTTTTCACGAGCTGGACAACGCGTTTCACCGGTTGTTGTTTCGCGGCTGTAGCAAAGAACATGTGTGGGACTCGATCACGAGGCTGAGCACGCACTACAATCGGATGCGGCTGCTGTTCGAGACGGAGCATCCTTTCGACGAAGCGATCGAGCAGCATCGCCAATGGATCGAACTGATCGCCGAAGGACGCGTCAACGAGGTGGAAGGTGCCGTACACGAGCATATCCGTCAGCCGATCCTGCATTGGAAAACGCTGCTTGGCAGCGACGATCGGTACAGCGGCTTTTTCAAAACTTCGGACGTGTTCGAGGTGGCGGCTTCAGACGGTTTGGCGCCGCGCAATTCCCTTTAA
- a CDS encoding nucleotidyltransferase-like protein, with the protein MSPFTFEDWMKTEPAALGAVACYRPGGTFHGALLQDFDGLIFLIFEDLDEQLQIHHRVENGLHYQLIGLQAKELKRWIVTGENRSLVHYFLQGEVVNDLNGQIFHLKQQVEHFEQPLREQRLFFEFSRLVRNYVEAKRHINEGHEMDAYYSTLKALHHWACIELVQKAVYPEKTIWNQVRAHGTQVYKLYEQLAFSQETLRERVELVLLACEFSVMSKMAVCSELLIHVLRSRRMPWTIGELSRHPDLQYVKNELPMVVRKLVYRSLITQWPRDGKHGAQSEEIRYSAD; encoded by the coding sequence ATGAGCCCATTTACATTTGAGGATTGGATGAAAACCGAACCTGCTGCGTTGGGCGCCGTTGCCTGCTACCGTCCCGGCGGAACTTTTCACGGTGCGCTGCTTCAGGACTTTGACGGATTGATTTTTCTGATCTTCGAGGATCTGGACGAACAACTGCAAATTCATCATCGCGTGGAGAACGGGCTGCATTATCAACTGATCGGCCTGCAGGCCAAAGAATTGAAGCGCTGGATCGTGACCGGGGAAAACCGTTCGCTGGTTCATTATTTTTTACAGGGGGAAGTGGTGAATGACTTGAACGGCCAAATTTTTCATTTGAAGCAGCAGGTCGAGCATTTTGAACAGCCTCTTCGGGAACAACGCCTGTTTTTCGAATTTTCCCGCCTGGTCCGCAATTATGTGGAAGCCAAGCGCCATATCAACGAAGGCCACGAGATGGATGCCTATTACAGCACGCTCAAAGCGCTGCACCATTGGGCCTGTATCGAATTGGTGCAAAAAGCCGTCTATCCCGAGAAGACGATCTGGAATCAGGTACGCGCCCATGGGACCCAGGTCTATAAATTGTACGAGCAGCTTGCTTTCAGTCAGGAAACGCTGAGAGAGAGAGTAGAGCTTGTGCTGCTGGCGTGCGAATTTTCCGTTATGTCGAAAATGGCCGTGTGCTCCGAACTGCTCATTCACGTGCTCCGCAGCCGCAGGATGCCGTGGACGATCGGAGAGTTGAGCCGGCACCCGGATCTGCAATATGTCAAAAACGAACTGCCGATGGTCGTGCGCAAATTGGTCTACCGCTCCCTCATTACGCAGTGGCCGCGCGACGGCAAACACGGTGCGCAAAGCGAAGAAATCAGGTACAGCGCGGATTGA
- a CDS encoding Fur family transcriptional regulator — MTTRVQHALEQLKINGVRITPQRHAILTYLMENMGHPTADEIYRALCPQFPSMSVATVYNNLKMLIEAGMIHELTYGDNSSRFDANVSEHYHIICETCGKIEDFHHPYLGEVERAAAKSTGFTVKGHRLEVYGVCEGCSEQ, encoded by the coding sequence ATGACGACACGCGTACAACATGCTTTGGAACAGTTGAAAATCAACGGTGTGCGCATCACTCCCCAGAGACATGCCATTCTGACTTACCTCATGGAGAACATGGGTCATCCGACCGCGGACGAGATTTATCGCGCGCTGTGTCCGCAGTTTCCGAGCATGAGCGTAGCGACCGTATACAACAATCTCAAGATGCTGATCGAAGCCGGGATGATTCACGAACTGACTTACGGAGACAACTCCAGCCGGTTCGATGCGAACGTCAGCGAGCATTATCATATTATCTGCGAGACGTGCGGCAAGATCGAAGACTTCCATCATCCTTATCTGGGCGAAGTCGAACGTGCTGCGGCGAAGTCGACGGGCTTTACGGTCAAGGGGCATCGTTTGGAAGTGTACGGAGTATGCGAGGGTTGCAGCGAACAATGA